From the genome of Branchiostoma floridae strain S238N-H82 chromosome 8, Bfl_VNyyK, whole genome shotgun sequence:
attttaagaCAAGCTGACAATATTATGGCTATGTGTAGAGGCGGCGCCAGAGATTGGTTAAAAATGAATACTGGTGTTTGAAGTGATGAACTTACGGACGTCATTACAAAAAGATTTGGTACTTTGGTGTTGGTTTCTGTGATCAGAACGCATTTATAAAATGTAGAATTCATGTTAATTGTCATATTTCAGTAGACAAGACAACAGCAATGTTCTTTTTCGGATCATCTCTTCGGGAAAACTGACGTTAACAACATGATGCCGCTTTGACTTTCACTTTTTGCCTATTTTTCCATAATCCTTTTTAACCTCTACGATAGTTTCTCCTAGTCGGTAGTGTTGGTGCCTCCCTGGAACCTGGCGGTCCAAACAATAAGTGCAAGGTAagattgatgaaataaaataaaatggtTGCGCTTGGAACTTGTGAGCCATATTGAATGGGACTTCCCCATTGAGAATAGCTGTTACGTAAAATTCATAATTGTTCATATGAGACGTTAGCAAGTTTGTGCAATCTAACGTTGAATGTCCGTCTTGTGATTTCGAATATGTTAACATGTGATTTGGTTTTGACAAGTCCTTTTCACGACATCTTTAGTGTAGTGACGTTCATATCTCCCTGGTAACTACAGATAGCTGCCTACCATGTCTTGTCCGTTGTCAGCGGTGTTCTGTTCGCCCCAGCCATGGGAATTATCGCCGCTAACAGCATCTCACAGGTACCAATATGCGTGTGCGTCATTAACATAAGCGTGGAGCAGTCACTAAATTAGAATAATGACGTCAAGCTATAGAGAAACAATTAGACTTTTTAAACGAGATTATGAGCAACTCTTCGATACGTGTTATATGACAACTTAAAATTTTCAAGCTTGTCAATTTGCAACTATTGAATTGAATGGAAAAGAACAGTGTATAGTTCACCGATTTGAAGGTTCTGATGTAGTAAGCTATGCCTATGAAGGAGGTATTGTAGTTACATTGGGTGTAGGCCGTCGTACGATTTCGACatcgtagaattttcaagcagcagtctgtgaaaaaaataaaccaccGACAAGACCTACTAGaagtttactctccaagcagctCTGGGTACTTTCTACGTATTTttgggcgtttttatcgggctttctactttgtaccgttttcttcatgtctagCGGAccaataaaaacgcctaaaaacgtaacgcgttaaaaaaacagccggagccttaactccgcttggagagtacttatTAGCTGCACTTAGCCCTTTCCGTAACAACACAGAATTTTGTACGACCATGATGTGTACTTCTATTCCAAGAATATTACCATATTTTGCCATCATATGGCGATAGCGCGACATATTTGGCCTCACCCCTTATTTGCTACCTCCTGTTTCCCCACAAAGCGCCATGACGCGCCCTGCACGGCAGAAACCTGCGCGGAAGCGTCAGGCATCCTGGGTATCCAGGCAGCGGTGATCGCCGCGGCAGTGGTGGAGGTGTGTCTGTCCGTTACCACGGCAACCATCTGCTGCTGCTGGGCCCCGCCAAGTACGGCCCAGGTAATGACTAAATAAGGGCATTATAGAGTGACATCATGCAGACATGAAGGTcaattatatactagtaccctATCACACTTATCTGTGATGAAAGAAAGTGCGGCAAATATCAGAATCACTTGTTCTCATTTTTGCTTCCCTGACGACTTTTGTTGCTGAAATCCTGGAGCGGAGTAAACCTTTGTGCCCATACAAAACTAATGATTCACAATACATGCCTTACATACTGACCCAACATGATAACGGGAAAGTCACATAAAAAGTTAGGAAAATGGAATTATAgaggaaggtcaaaatgccaatttagccaacctgaATACCTTAACGCTAGGGACAAAATGACGGAAACTGTCTATCAAATTAAATATTTGTACAATTGCTATTCTTTAATATGACacgaaaaacatttttctttgtctaCTTTTCATTGCACTGCATACTCTGTTGATCTCTTACCCTGCTGTACCTGGTGTGTACCTGACAGGTGATGCCGATGTCAGTGCCCTACACCATCCAGGTGGTGCCGCAGTCCCCTAACCCCGCCCAGCCCGGAGGGAGGTTACTGGTACCGCAGCCTCAGTTCTACCTGCCGAACCAGGTCATCACTGAGGACATCGACTTCAAGAAGACCACAACTGATGAAGGTGAGATTTGTCTGACTCAGCGCTTAGGCACTAGtactattcattcattcgtcaGTTCCCGCCGGTTTTCCATACTGTTCCGGTCTTTCATTATATTTTCCATGCTGTTCCCGGCTCCCAATGTgcccttaccttaccttaccttacccaCAAATAAACGTTGGTCACTAAATAAACCGGAGTAATGTTGAACATGGATAAGTTTTGTTCAGTAGCTGCCAAAGAGATCTGGTAGCCTATAGTCTTATATACTGTCTTATATAATTCAGAATCTACATATGTTTATAAGATGATTCATAGATTGCCGATGGAGAACCCAACGCAATGTTAGCCCAAGGGCGTATATAACGTCCTCAGTTAGCTAATACCCAATTTTAGTACAAGTTTGCAAACCATATGATACAGGAATCGTTGCGAGGGAAGATGTGAAGAAAAGCAGCTCCTCACAGACGCCCCCTCCCGCCCGTGACGTGGGCTGCAACACGCAGGACAAGCTGATCCCCTGGCTGGGGATCTCCGCGGAGGAGCTGGAGAACGCCCGGGCGACCCTGCGCCCTCCCCCGACCAAGAAGGCGTGGGCAGCAGCGCCGAGAGCGATCCTCAGGAGGTTCACCAAGCAGCAGAACGGGCACGTCTGGCCGCTAGCGATTCCCAAACGTCATGCGACAGAGAAGAAAGAGGACGGGTCTGGCTATGGGAATAGCGGTCCCAATCCATCTACTTCCAAGGGCATCGACTTTATGGATATTGGGAGCTCCAGTGATGATAAAATGGAGTCCAAACCCCCCACAGCACCatcccctcccccttccccgCTCCCTGGGGTTGTGATTGAATAGTGGTAAAAGAATGTGTGCAGTAGTGACAAATCCGCCTATGAATGTCAAATGCTTAACTTATATTGGCTTGCGGTATTGATACCATATTATGTTATGTTgcattatgatgatattttggTAAAGTTTTGTGTGTACACTTGTCATCTAGTATCTTTCAAAGTTGTAGGTATGTATTATCAGTATCTATGGATTTTGTTCAAGCCAACATCTATTAGTCGTAAAATATTGACACTGCTGAAACATATGAGGAATTTGCAGAACAAGGTTTTGAAAGGTGTTAGGAAGTCACAATAGCTGTTTAAAACATGTTTAATTATGTTCTGAAACAACTCTGGCATTGCCATTGTATTGTAGAGAAATTCATATTCAATCATAGATAGCATTCAGTCATTTTTCTCTATGAGGTCTTGGCATGATTATGTATTTCACAAGTTAAAAATTGATGTTGCTCTAAAAATCAATGTTTTCATGTTATAAAATTGTGCCATGTAAGTCTGAGTAAATGCATGAAGGCCTGACACAGGCCATACATAAAATaccataaataaaaaaagatgcCAGCATACCTTTACAATATGGCACCTGAAATGTGAATTTGTTGCTCTTGAGGGAACGTTTTTCCTTTTAAAAAGAGCCTAGTTGTATGTATACAAAGTAGAGGTAACTGTTCCCCCACACCATTTGTACCTAATAGTAATGATAAATATGGAACATGGGTGAACCATCACCAGACAAGGTTAAAGTGTGATGGAAACTACATGAACTCCACCCTTTCTGATTAAGTTGGTCAatgtgaccaatcagaatgtCTATGTTAAAAATGAGGCAAGCCCATTGGCTAACAAGCTTTTCACACTGTATAACAATGATCATTTCTGAATGACTAAGATATACAGCAATACCTTACCATAACTATCACCCTGAGCAGTAACAAATCTGTACCTGTGGTACTAAAATATCGTAGACAAACATAGTTGAAACTTCACTACATGTTGGTATTCTCTGTATCACTCTtaaaaatatagcaaaaaaTAGCAGCACCTTTGTCTAAACCTATAGCTTTCACTGGTCACATGctatacaaaaatatacaacaaaacatggaTAGAGTATTGACATAGAACATGGCTATAGTGACCAAGTTATGATGTATTACTAAAACACATGAGTGTAAGCAGCATATACTTCTATAAAATAGCCAGCACCATTGCATTCTGAAGAAGGTATTCTTGACACAACTTTTACTTAAGAAATTCCTGAAGGTACTCTTAGCATGAATTGAGGTTAAAATACAttgtcttacatgtacaagactCCGTGTGGGCAAAGCTTAGGATGCAGTTCATCACTACTGTGTCATACACTGTATCTAAAATAAGCACACTGGAGGGATTCAAAAGAAGTTGCAGCACAGTATGCAGTACCAAAAGATGTCACAGTGAGGCGTTGAAGACAACGCCAAACTAGCGGCTGTtttcagtggtgtgtgtgtTGAGAGATGCCAGCAAGGAATGGTCCATTCTGTTTTTCAGTCTCAAACTGGTACAGACCTGGTTCTCTATGGTCAGAcattctgtggggagggggcagaaaGTGTCAGAGATTTGAAGCTCTTACCAGTAACTAGTTAACTGTACTGAACACCAAACTGCACTGCATGCCTTTCCAAGCTAACACATGCTTAATTCTGTCGCTCCAGATTGTAGGTATTGACAGACTTTTCTTGTAGAAAACAAAGAGATATTACATATCATTCGGTAGATATATTACTCTTAAAATATATATTCCTATTCACATcatgttgatacatgtagtacttttaCGTTATGACAATATACAGTGTAGGTTAATCCACATCAACAAGATTGAAAAGTTTAAAGAAGTTAGAGACAAGACAAGTAAACAGCAGACAAACCCCCGGACAAATCTCTCCCTCATAAGCTGAGGATTCTTCTTTCTAAAAAATAATCAGACTGGGGTCCCTATGTTCATACATTCTGGTAATTTGAAGACACAAGAAGAGACAAGTTGAAACAAGAAGAAACGGGACAGAAGGAGCAAATAATACAAACAAAGTAGAACTTGATATAAAGAACAGACGGGAATATTTTGTAAGGCCTCAGAAGTGAAGAAATTTGTACATAAAGCTGTTTCTGGAAATTGCCTTATTTAAAACATAATCCCTAGCTTTTTTgctgtaagaaaaaaatgtttactttGGTGGGCCTTGCAAACATTGATACAACTACTGTCCTTTCTAATCCAATGACATGATACCTGTCATATATGATGCCATCCACCTCCATGGACCTCAGCTGGCTCATGTTGGCTGGGTCGTTAATGTCTTCtccccaaacaaaacaaaccagcTTCAGTTTTGCAATCTCTTCAACAAAGGAAGGATTCCTCAAGATGTCTTCTGCATGGATATCTACACCCTGGGAGTGGGAATACAGACATTGAAATCATTGTATTTTTTAGGAAGGAGTTGCTCTTAAGaatttaatatttttttcatacaaataAGAGTTTCACACGAGCCTCTCTGCTCCCTATATTGGCAAGTAAGAAAGTGTTGGCTCAATTTGGTTATATAGAAGAATCCAATGACCTGCCAAATAGATCATGATGCTACATATCTAAAGGAACTTTGGCAAAAGTTGGGGTAGGTGCATGACTGTATGAATGGCAGTATCTTTTTAGTACAACAGGAGTCATTGAGTTTGTTTTGCTTCGTTATCAAAACCAACATTTTtaaaccgtttccaaaaagCTTTCCAAAATGGCACACTAAGAAGTAATGAAAATACCAACCAGGAGACCCTCTGCCAGGGTAAAGTTCATCGCCATGGGAACCGTCCGACACCTGACGTCCATCATCTCCTCCCAGCGCTCTGTCACACCCTGGGACAGGAACAGCACTGGGTACTTGTTCTGCTTTCTACGTAGTCTGGGGTTATAACAAATAATGTACAAACATTAAGTTAGCCACTGTAGGGTAATCAATGACATTGTGATGAAATTTTTCATTGCAAATGGACAAAGTGGAAAACATTAGTACCGAGTGTTGGTAATTACTAGGAGCTGTGATAGATTCGTAAAGCTATAGTTCATACACTGAAAGAAATTTGGAATTTAGACATATTCAGAAGCATTTATTCAACTAGATGTTTAACAATATTGGCAGAGGGAAAATCAGTAGTCTGACTAAAATCACACTCCTAGTGGCCAACCCTACAGTCTCgagagggggtcattaaccccagctagcgagagattgtgtaaacacaggcagGATGACAATTTTATTAATACATATagagtgtacatgtaataggaAACATTATGAACACAAGAAAGAGAAGGACTGACAGAACGCAGCAGTCTGCATCAAATGAGGACAGCAGGATTCTTCTCTTCCCTCCGTTCTCCAACACCTCCCGCATGATGATGTCAACTATCTCATTACGGTCGAAGTAGGTGTCCATCTCTTCTTCCCATGCACCGTCCTAACATCACCAAGAAAAACAATGGTTAAATGTAGGTCTTATTGTAGAAAATCAAAGAGAAGAAGGCTTGTGGTACAGATGCAAACATGAAATACGGGTAGAATTATGCAGGGTGGGCGACATCATTTTACTGAATACAGTTAGCATAATTCAAACATCCATTTATACAACAGAAGAAAGATTTATTCCTCAAACCAATGGTATCTTATATATGTACCCAATTTGGGTATTCTATGATTGTACCTCTAATTCATTACTTAAAGTACAGGATTGTCATTGAGTTCAATCTTGAATGTTCATAATCTTGATCACCTGTTCTAAAATGAACCCACCTGTTGTAATAGGGGGAACTTGACTTCAATGTTGAGGTTGACATGCTCTGGAAGGGTGCTACAGACCTGGGAACCAAACACAATGGATCATTGACTGGCCAAGACTTTATTGTCATCACACAAAGGCAATATTACCAGTATGTTATGAAATTATATATTTCATTGgaagttgcaatattttgtaGTTCATGTCCATTTCTCTATTTCACTAAAAGTCGCAATCTTCATTTCTCATGTATATGAAATGAAGTTATTTGtatcaattatacaaaaacagagacaatttTAAATCATAATTTCAGTATGATAAAGTGTCACACCTTCCTGAGAGTTGGGAAGGGATGGAGATCAGGGGGCTCCTCATCATCAATACTTGCTTCTGAAAAGTTGTATAAGATCtttaagtaacgttacatgtatttctcaaATGAATGTGAAAATTGCAGCCATGTAAAATaaacagaataaaagaaaagaaaatttcgAAGCACGAATCAACATTCAGGATGCAAGCCTATAAGAATTCCAGGATCACGCCATACCATACTTAAGATCACGAACTGAATGTTTCTATCACATTATACAAACCTTTTTCAGCTGGAAGTTTCTTAGCGGTCTTGTGATCAAGCTGTAGAAACAACATTATAGTTGAATTTTAACTTGATTCCATACTCTTAGAAGATAGAGGCTTGATGCCTGctgtgaaatacaaaataaaactggaTAGAAAATTTCTGAAAACATGCAGCTATACAATGTACTGATTATTAGCTGTCTAAAGTACTATGACTGACTCCAGACCTTTAAACTTTGCACATCCTCCAGTGTTAGCTCCATGACAGCTATCTCCATCAACTGGCTACCACCTGTTACTCCCTTCTGCAAAGGAAAAGGACAAACAGTCAGCATCTCATTGTAAaagatttgcattttttttaataccacattttttttttacaaatgtaggTTTGCCTatacagaaatgaaaattaagTGAGGTATACCAAAAAGTTACCGTCTTGGTAGAAATGCAGGTCTTGTAGTCGTGGTATACAATGGGGACTTTGTCTTTAGTAAGCTGGACATCAAACTCCACAAAAGCAGCTCCCTGTGGACATAGCAACAATGCAGGTCTCACTGATCAAGTACTAAATACTAAAATAATAAAGAGTCAAAATTGTTATGTGAtgtaactagggctgggtaccagcAGTTGAagtcaccaaacagaatcctttgtagaaAAATGGACCAGTTTTTTCAGTATGATAAGTTCACAGATAATTTAAGGTCCAGGGTCAGTTCCAGACCCTGTACTGACCTGcgactgaattttctgtaccggcaccCACCCGGGTAGATCATAGATTATATATAGACACAATTTGACATATCTTAAGATGTagatgttacattttacaacttAAATATAGGCACATATGGTCAAGGTTGTATGTTGACTTACATGGTTGGCAGCACTCAGGAATGATGCTATGGTATTCTCTCGTATATGTGCGACTCTGtaataaaacaatgttttgtgaTGATTGCAGAAAGCCCAACATCTGAGAATACAGAAACAACTACCGGTATGGCAAGTGTAAAGCAAGATGTCATAGAAAAATAGTACAAGGGCCTCTGTACATATGGTGTATCAAACATGCAACGTTATACATCCAGTTCAAAATTTATTTTCCACAAAGGAACAGGAGGTATATGAAATTGTCAGGAGCAATTCTCAGGTCATACATTGAGAAAATTCAGGCTCTTTTTTATTctagtttataatttttcatgtTGAATAGAACATTTTCTGGTCCAAGCAGCTGATCATGATTTTGGAGGGTTTGAAGACTCACGAGGCAGCAGTGTAAGAGTTGCCCATGCCCCTGTGTCCAACATCCAGAGTTTTCCTCTTCTTCCAGTAACGAGCGAACGACACCTCAGCAGTGCACACTTCTCCAGTCATGGGGGTGATGATCAGGTAATCAACTGGAAATGAAACATCAGTCCATCGAGATTGcttttcataaattatgtttcTTTAACTTTAATTCACCTTATTAAGCTTCAGCACACATTGACAAGCGATTATCATACATGAAATAAATCTGGGTTTCATTTGTAAGGGGGGCCGATGTTCCGTGCCGAAGTCGCGGCCCGCACTCTGACAATGGTGTCGGCCGCCGTCAGTCCTGCCGCCACGTGCCGAGCCTTGGAGTTCACGGCTTCCCCAGCACTCCAGCCATGGTCCTGCAACCTCCTATCCTGGTCAGCCTGCCGTGTCCTGCCGGTAGCCTCTCCACCTCGCGGCCTTCCTGCCCTCCCGTGCGCATCTCCTGGCACGGCTCCTGGTCCTGGCGTGTCTCCGTCCCGCAGCGTCCCTCTAGATCTTGGTTACGCAGCATCCTGCCTCGACAACGCCAAATGTAAGGGGGGCCGATGttgtggccccaggttctttgaatgctacacgaggaacgtttaaactacaggGCTAAGAAAGCACACACAGGACGCAGTCATGCCGTtagacacgcacgggagctgttCGTCGGGACCCTCTCTCTGCTCTCTCTGTCCAACTGTCCCCAACTTGCAATTCCCGGCTTTCTTTATTCCAAAAACCCAGACACAGATTCAGACACTGTCTACAGCTATGCATGACACTAATTATAACATGTACCTgctattggctttgttgttcttttcatcttcagttcatcaaagaacaatacaaaggaTAACACCTTGTCAGCAGTTATCACACAACGATAACAGACTAATTACAGTTACCAGGTGGGCTGTCTGTAGCTTCTCAgagcatgtacatgacaaaatgataacCATAACATCTTGCTTTAAATGATACGacaatttcttcaaaacagtgcatttttacCCCTCCTACACATTCAAGAATGTCAGATTTTctattttgaaagtttttttgcagcaaaatttgccaTACAAATGAATTGACAACGCCTATATCAATGCATTACCTATGTTACTGTAGTGTTGAGTCTTCTTATGGAATGCATATCTGCACCTTTTTATAGAGTATCTATCTGTTTCTAAAGGGCACTTACCATTTATCTGTCCGACTAGCCTGTTGTGGTTGTTATGTAGGGGGGCAGACACCACACCTGTGGACCCTGTCATGTTAGTGGGCAGGACTGTTGCCTTGGCAACAGGAGGGGTGTGGCTGTTTGACTGAGCATCGCTGATCTCAGACTCTGCATAGAGCAATATATCAAAGGCCTGCACAGAGAgacacaaaattacaaaatcacaaaaactGCTTACTTTCTAACTTTTGAAACATGCAATATTCATAACTTTTGGCAGTTTATGGGTGCAATTTGAAGTAGATTTGCATTGAAACAGTGTCAAAACAGTGTAACTACAGTTGACAGAGTCACACAATTATCATAGCCTAAATCTCACAGTTCATAGATTTCACTTGAGaaatttaaagcttttgtaAAATTAAGACACTTCTGCCTTACCCATTCCTGAGGGTTGAACACCTGAGTGGTGAAGATGAGGTAATTGTCATTCTCCAACAGGTGGCCCCACTGGTCCTGAAACACTGGGCACCACTGGGTGTCATTCAGTACCTGCAGGGGGATCATCAACACTGTGGTTAGATAATGAAATTATTGTGACATTGCAATGTCTTCCCCATAGCATGGTCTTACATTGTAGTCCATTTAGCAATGTAGAGGTTCAGAAACTGTATTTCTGAAACAGCATTTCAAACAAGTGCTTTACATTATGTTTCATTTGAAGTTCCTCCCTGCTTCAAATCTTTGGCAAAAAGTAATCTATGTCTTAGGGAATGCACACTGATACTCACCTTACAAGTCACAGGAGTTTCTTCACAGGTAGGACTGTTGTATTTCCCATCTACTGTTTGTTTCTGAGACAAGAAGAATATTCATTTTGGTACCAACAtgacataacattttttttgtaaattgaaGTACAAACCACTTCTGAAGTTCAGGTCTTTAGATTTAACAAACTTTTAAAGTAAAGTAACTTTTCATTTGAGTCACCATTTTGTGCATGCATTTTAAAATCTATCATCGCAGAACTGATACAGGGGTGGTCTTCAAACCCTAACCAATGCATCCAACTTTAAGGTATCTGAATATCAAGAATATCTAGTACCTGCAAGTTCTGTATGTTGATAGGCATGACTTTGATAAAGAATTTTCTGTTGACATTCTCCTGGTTGAAGATGATGATGGGAGGAGACTTGGAGGAATGGAAGCGGAGCCGGATCTCTGTCTCATCTACTAACCATCCCTGGTCAACAGCACAGCCGGAACCATCTGGGGAAGGGAAGTCAGTGCTAttacatgcccgtagccagggggggttcggggggtgcGGACGCACCCCCCCATGCGCGCTCGAAGGTCCGCTTTTTTCTCGAaggtctgtttttttaatgCACAATATTTTTAAAAGGCGGACTAATTTGTATTTCCAACGGGTCTATCACCCCCGTTgaactccagctccggcccgcacagtccggtccagctccggccagcactgattccagctcggagctggaccgtgcgggccggagctgggacgtgTGGATTGGAGCAGCTGGGACGttcgggccggagctggaatcagagcgggccggagctggaccgtgcgggcccaCAGtggtgcgggccggagctggagtttaacgggggtgGCCATGAAAGTGGCTGACCGTAGTAAAAAAAGTAAGCCTAATGCTATTGCTATGGTAAAAGGCGCCCGGAAGTCTCAAATGGCGGTTTGTGGATGACAGCGCCAACACAAGTTATagataagctatagaactgtagttaattGATAACTGTAGAAGCCATactttttatcttgtacaaatgttgtgcaacaaaggtatacacagtgATAGAGCCTGCTGATGGGCACGATGTGGTTTCACCCATTTCTAagaggaaaaacatttcaaatacaAGAGCATTGTAAAGCATCCAGTTTTCGTGTTGGTGGTCGTATACAAATTGAATGGGGTTTCAGAGCCAGTTAAAAGTTCGCAGAAGTGATCACGGGCCATTTCATAACTGATGTACTCAACCTTTCGTTTTCGTCAAATAGAATAATGTCTGATTAGACTCTGAAGCAGTTATGTGAGTGTCTCTGACTCTTCCTTTGAAATCCTCtcaaaaacgcaggaaatgccatttcagagagttcaattttcaaaatttcccgggggagcatgcccccggaccacCCTAGGAAActcgcgcctttggcgctcggCTCGGCACTCGTTGGTCCACCAAAGAGTAAAACGAACCCCCCCaggcaaaatcctggctacgggcatgcattATACCAGTGCCATGTTCAAAAAATGTTCAATTTTCAACTTAAGATATGGTCTATCTTTGATACTATTAGTATGTTAGAACAACCAACAGAGAGGAAAATGTGGCTCTGAATATGACATATATCTGactctacaaaaaaaaaatacatatatgaGTAATATCTTTGCTCTCTTTTTCTGTGAAGATGCAAGGCTGCCTACTATACTATTTTTTAAGATGTGAAACATATCAATTTCTtagttattttgtattttgtacttacAAGTGTTTGGAAGCTCGTCTGGTTAAACAACTGAACATAAGTTATAAGTGAACTCTTCCTTCTCTTCAAATTCTTACTTTAGACAAATG
Proteins encoded in this window:
- the LOC118420930 gene encoding uncharacterized protein LOC118420930 isoform X1, which translates into the protein MPAFPFGTAKALSALHLVVGVAGIVLGVAELFFKTREDARNQHNKAIQLSVGDVGTPIIGGLWFLLVGSVGASLEPGGPNNKCKIAAYHVLSVVSGVLFAPAMGIIAANSISQRHDAPCTAETCAEASGILGIQAAVIAAAVVEVCLSVTTATICCCWAPPSTAQVMPMSVPYTIQVVPQSPNPAQPGGRLLVPQPQFYLPNQVITEDIDFKKTTTDEGIVAREDVKKSSSSQTPPPARDVGCNTQDKLIPWLGISAEELENARATLRPPPTKKAWAAAPRAILRRFTKQQNGHVWPLAIPKRHATEKKEDGSGYGNSGPNPSTSKGIDFMDIGSSSDDKMESKPPTAPSPPPSPLPGVVIE
- the LOC118420929 gene encoding glycerophosphocholine phosphodiesterase GPCPD1-like; the encoded protein is MTSQVTFRVKVAVSDRHCVVVVGDCPSLGGWDPHKAVELQREENDVWSCTVPLPEGTPVRYRYMVCDIRQDKTQKKLRIIKWETYRQPRTFTPNGKSCVADGGSFGSYDGSGCAVDQGWLVDETEIRLRFHSSKSPPIIIFNQENVNRKFFIKVMPINIQNLQKQTVDGKYNSPTCEETPVTCKVLNDTQWCPVFQDQWGHLLENDNYLIFTTQVFNPQEWAFDILLYAESEISDAQSNSHTPPVAKATVLPTNMTGSTGVVSAPLHNNHNRLVGQINVDYLIITPMTGEVCTAEVSFARYWKKRKTLDVGHRGMGNSYTAASVAHIRENTIASFLSAANHGAAFVEFDVQLTKDKVPIVYHDYKTCISTKTKGVTGGSQLMEIAVMELTLEDVQSLKLDHKTAKKLPAEKEASIDDEEPPDLHPFPTLRKVCSTLPEHVNLNIEVKFPLLQQDGAWEEEMDTYFDRNEIVDIIMREVLENGGKRRILLSSFDADCCVLLRRKQNKYPVLFLSQGVTERWEEMMDVRCRTVPMAMNFTLAEGLLGVDIHAEDILRNPSFVEEIAKLKLVCFVWGEDINDPANMSQLRSMEVDGIIYDRMSDHREPGLYQFETEKQNGPFLAGISQHTHH
- the LOC118420930 gene encoding uncharacterized protein LOC118420930 isoform X2; the encoded protein is MPAFPFGTAKALSALHLVVGVAGIVLGVAELFFKTREDARNQHNKAIQLSVGDVGTPIIGGLWFLLVGSVGASLEPGGPNNKCKIAAYHVLSVVSGVLFAPAMGIIAANSISQVMPMSVPYTIQVVPQSPNPAQPGGRLLVPQPQFYLPNQVITEDIDFKKTTTDEGIVAREDVKKSSSSQTPPPARDVGCNTQDKLIPWLGISAEELENARATLRPPPTKKAWAAAPRAILRRFTKQQNGHVWPLAIPKRHATEKKEDGSGYGNSGPNPSTSKGIDFMDIGSSSDDKMESKPPTAPSPPPSPLPGVVIE